The following are encoded together in the Humulus lupulus chromosome 5, drHumLupu1.1, whole genome shotgun sequence genome:
- the LOC133777993 gene encoding haloacid dehalogenase-like hydrolase domain-containing protein Sgpp: MTASSENSKSSLSGLAPLEAVLFDVDGTLCDSDPLHHQAFREILLEIGYNRGVPIDNDFFIKNIAGKHNDDIARAIFPDDFERGLKLTVDKEVVFRRLASEQLKPVDGLHKVKKWIEDRGLKRAAVTNAPRPNAELMISLLGLSDFFEVLILGDECDHAKPHPEPYLKALEALKASKNHTFVFEDSVSGIKAGVAAGMPVVGITTRNPEQLLMEAEPTFTIKDFADPKLWEALDELDKKGGNAAATNEA, translated from the exons ATGACAGCTTCGTCTGAAAACAG TAAAAGTTCTCTCTCTGGACTAGCTCCACTTGAGGCAGTACTATTTGATGTTGATGGAACTCTATGTGATTCGGATCCACTTCACCACCAAGCTTTTCGTGAAATTCTTCTAGAG ATAGGTTATAATAGAGGAGTTCCTATTGATAATGATTTCTTTATTAAGAATATTGCTGGTAAGCATAATGATGACATTGCCAGGGCAATCTTCCCTGATGATTTCGAACGAGGTTTAAAGCTTACAGTAGACAAGGAGGTTGTGTTTCGCAG ATTGGCTTCAGAACAATTGAAGCCTGTGGATGGCCTTCACAAAGTGAAGAAATGGATTGAAGATCGTGGCCTGAAACGTGCTGCTGTTACAAATGCTCCAAGACCTAATGCGGAACTCATGATCTCACTTCTTGGACTTTCAGATTTTTTTGAAGTTCTCATCCTTGGAGACGAATGTGACCATGCCAAGCCACACCCAGAACCCTACTTGAAGGCTCTGGAAGCACTGAAAGCATCTAAAAATCACACTTTTGTATTTGAG GACTCAGTCTCTGGGATAAAGGCCGGGGTAGCGGCCGGGATGCCAGTTGTTGGTATAACCACCAGAAACCCAGAACAGTTACTGATGGAAGCAGAGCCAACCTTTACGATAAAAGATTTTGCTGATCCAAAATTGTGGGAGGCACTTGATGAGCTTGATAAGAAGGGAGGTAATGCTGCTGCTACCAATGAAGCTTGA